The segment gtttaaattgagttaaatggaaCTTGTaagcatgcacgcattgaggaagggtgttgaataatgaccatctctagcaatgcacgcatgtattgacagacatatgagtatgtagacgtatgtatgagtgagagacgtaacgaagcgacggtctcttatctccctttttgttctccctttcgttcggtctctatctgcctgcgagcagagcatttattagtcacaaataaaccttacatatgaatggttgcgtttttacttttcggtacaagaacttcccttgcaacggcagcgaaattctgtccaacaaaTCTGACGCTCGAAGTGGACCATGCGTAGCCGATAGCacgcaatgtaaacaaacaccctaaagcTAGAAgatgaacataaaacaatagatgccgcgtatccagccgcactagaatcacgccactctccagagatcaattactaatcgattgtCAAGAACCACGCCATCCTAGCtcaccaatcagaggccctattctcagccacccccaagtaatgcaacaccgatcatacgcagcggaagcctttcatcaaaagccgcctttcccacatatcgatcgagtcacgtactccatcaccgaagccgaagtcgaagccaacgcctccgaatccaaatccgaatcccaatccgagcatcataatataaatagtctacatctaaggAGGCAagtcagttctgttcaagacaaacgtcaatcgcgacacagTCGGAGAATTCACccaagttaattccgttcaaaaCATCTGACcccagtcatcgtcggggaaactAACTTACCATTGTACGCTAAGTTAAGTGAAATaaaaaaatcttttttaaaacttaaactgaagtgtcgcatatttaactggcgcagtcggtaggatctcagttaaaagtgaatcccttttttaagacgatcaattggcgtagtgacagttacagtgcgtaataacctacagtgatcagagaaaaagtaacgctaatactaaagagatccgccaaagaatctacacacgattcaaactcaattaatattagaaaaaaataaataaataaaaaaaaatcaacattccgctaacagaaatacacctgaaccatCCTGAACGGATGCCAAAAACGtctaagctcgttcataagcaggattgagtacatctccgaatagtacccaacagaagacatccggcaacaaagcatcatgtacggagctactgagggtcaactgtgcggacgagcacaacttttatcacaaagccttcaacccaacacctggaccgatctaagGGCAGCCcaaatcagcaaattcaacaaccacactccatacgaaacgctgctacaacaattacacgacaccaaattcaatgggaatattcgtaagttcgtagaggaactagaaattaagtcaaatggtATAGAAAGTAAACTAAATatggagactagcccagaaaataagataatctttaaaaacgctctggcaaatgccaccagtcataccatagaagatgctctacccaataaactgttcatcattttagcaaaaaaagacatttctactatggctaatctagaaaaatcagctcaagagttaggaatctgcgaaaatttcgtaactgataacaagaatcacgaacactcaagaaacggatataacaatcgtaggaatgttggaacttattaccctcgctatagtagtaacgattataacaatcaaaacccaagtacttccagaaataatcatggatcgaatcgaaataattcaggaaataatgccgtaaataataaaggattatttaacgaatttagaaattccttaaaccagggcagagtacagaatcACACAAACTATaatcaatcagactcaggcaggtagcagtgcacctAATCAGCCActcaaacgatctagggaaagccaaagcggacaaatgaaaatggatgtaaattttcagcagagtgcctcggaagaaatcgaggaagaccatatatagaaataatcgtaaataataaaaaattaagaggtatcgcggactcgggatcgtcattaaatataataaaagaaaactatacagattccaaagtcgatagcgacaacctcaccgtccataccatcaatggacccgtccgtctgactcagagcattacacgtaatgcaaccaaaaactgtccgacaaaacaaaaattttatattcataatttttctgaaaattatgacatactcttaggcagagaatatttgatggccagcaaagccgtcatcgattaccgaaaggaaacggtaacgttaggagaaaggtcatacccaatcatccaaagtggagaagcaattgccgtcggcaagaccgcacacaaaggtgataagccatcttcaaaggaagatataactacacctaagtgccttgacccatctcctgaaggagagccatacttcgcttccgcattagagaatgaattaagggaatgcaaccagctaaggttggaacatttaaatgacgaagaaaaggagaaactaaagaaagttctctatgaatttaaggacgtgcagtataaagaaggtgtcattttgaccttcactagtactataaagcacgaaattaaaacccatcacggagatcctgtatatcgtcgaccatataaatatgctcaaatacacgatcaagaagtgactcaacaaatcaaagatatgattagacagggaatcattcgtaagtcgaattctccctattgtgcacccatcgctatgataccaaagaaaatagatgcttcaggaaagcagaaatatcttatggtagtagattatagaagtctaaacgaggtgacaatcaaggataaatttcctacacccagaatggacgaaatactagataaactaggtaggtgccaatatttcacaacaatcgatttagctaaaggattccatcaaattcctatggaacctagctcaatcccaaaaacagctttctccactaagcatggtcattacgagttcactcgtatgccttttgggctaaccactgcccccgccaCATTCCAAAGATGCATGAACATGAACAAAGATGCATCTGTTAGAAGATTTAATTTTCACAGATTGCCTTGTGTAtctagacgacatcattatctATTTTACATCATTGGAAGAACAtttgttttcttttaaaaGGGtctttggaaagttgagagatgTTGAGAGAAAATATCCGCTATAttaaacttcccaatacccaatacaaccacaaaaataaaatcattcataggtttatgtggaaattcattcccaattTCGCTAACATAGAAAAACCAATGACACttaaattaaagaaacgagcagtcatagacccaaccgaggaaaaatacgtcgaggccttcgaaaagtTGAAAGTACtaatcacctcagaccccatcctcgcattcccagattttaacaaaatgttcacggtaacaaccgatgcaagtaacattgcattaggagcggtgttgtcgcaagaccatAAACCAATTTGCTACGCAAGTAGAACCTTGaatgaacatgaaatcaattattcagcaatagaaaaggaattactagctatagtttgggcaactaagtatttcagatcatacctgtttggtagaacgtttgatatattaagtgatcacaaacccttgatttggttgaataacctcaaggaaccaaatataaAGCTACAACGATTGAAGataaaattaaatgaatttgacttcaaaattaaatatttaccaggaaaggagaaccatgtagccgatgcgctatcaagagtaaagattaacgaaaacctactcggggaaaccattaatagtgattgtgcaacggtccatagcgcgctagaagataatacaaattatattccacttacagaacgaccaatcaattactataataggcaaatagaactgattaaagatAATGAGGATAGGTATGAGGTAGAGGTAATgaggtagaaacatcccactatttccacaagatactgataaaaatcacatatactGAAATGACAGagtcattagcaaaagatataataaaggaatatgtgtgtaccaaaaagagtgcactatatttccataacgaagtagacttcccactgttccaaagggcattcctggagataatcagtccaaatcacttcactaaactgattaaatccagtaccaaactcatagaTATTCCGATTTACTCCGAATTCAAGgaacaaatattgaataatcataaagagctacttcacccaggtatcgaaaagaccactaattggtttaaaggaaaattctactaccccgattatcaaaagttaatccaaaatatcatcaatgaatgtcctacgtgcaacgttgctaaaacagagcatcgtaacaTCTAAACTTtgaaatcacccctgaaatacaaaatatcagagaaaagtatgtcatggatttctatttggtaggcaatcaacaattcctatcatgcattgatgtatattctaaattcgctacccttgtagaagttaagagtcgtgactggttagaaacaaAAGGAGCtatcataaaagtctttaacgaaatgggcaagccacagggaattaaagccgacaaagattcagcctttatgtgcgcagcattgcaagcatggttgaatgcggaaaatgtgaaaatcgaactcactaccagtaaaaacggagtttctgatgtagaacggcTACATAAAACAAtgaatgaaaaattaagaattaTTTCAAgcgaggataacatagaaaacaagctcacaaaattcgagttaattctatacacttataagTTATAAGTGGTGGGCCACCAGTGATACTAGTGCTGTTGAGGAAAAGTCGCTGTTTTCTGAATATTTGGATGGTGTTCAGACACTGTCCCAAAcccaaacgagggggaacgttgtgagttgctgcggagaccgcaactctacagttatacccgatactaagtcagcatggctctcctccggcagacgccgctaatattaaacgacacgacaaggagtgcgtgcgagagagacagaaaatcagtctgagcgtgacgtcgggggctgcgtagccagtgcaaattgatttgttccttttggctataaaaatgatctgatctgatccagattcagcaatctgatagatatggtcattatctatgattctgcgttttcttgaatctgcaatattgtggatgcaacagattttcgttctttgtgtgggcggaagggggtggggcgaaattttgagatatacgttttatagagACAtattaaaggagtgtgtgtaccaaacttggttactctagccttaatagtctctgagatttgtggatgccccagattttcgtcctttgcgggggcggaagggggtgtggcgaatttctgagatatacgttttatggtgagatctaacagaagtgcggataccaaatttggttactctagccttaatagtctctgagatttgtggatgccccagattttcgtcctttgcgggggcggaagggggtgtggcgaaatttggacacgaaacggtcaaggtccgatatcacaggagtgtggataccaaatttggttgctctggctcttataggttctgagatccttgaactcatattttgcaattggcaaagccgaccatgaaacctgtgtgttagagagagacagagcgagaaagaatgaaattgttttcttgattctggctataataattatatgatctggttgagattttacactctagaacatatagtcatcctctacgattctgcgtttttggttttatcgtgtctttaaaaatgtggatgccacagattttcgtcctttgtgggggcggaagtgggcggggcgaagttttgaaatatttttgtagcagtgacatatcacagaagtctggatccaaaacatcgttgctctagattttatagtctttgagcactaggcgctgaaggggacggacggacggacggacggacggacggacagacggacagacagaaggGATCAAAGCAGCCAATAAACACTCTTACTTGCCACTCTTCAGACAGAGGTGCCTCAccagaagctgcctcgccactaACATCGACAATTTCCTTCCAAATCGGCGGATGAGGAGGCCCCATTCgatgacgctgccgcctgaccatggccgtgacgtcaTGCCACTCAGAACAAACAGCTGCCATTCCAACGatgacgcagatgctggcgtctgttgccgctccactgggtcacaccagtctctcatgccaattatgtgagggcggaatGGCCTGTTGTTGAGCCGCCGGGCGCCAGCAAATCTTGCAAAGAAAGCAGAatcaggagagaggctgccaatAAACACGAATACTCAGCTGCAGTTTTCGCCAACACAAACCAGACAAGGGCCGCCAGCAATAACATCCAATTTGAAGACaggcacctgcaaataaaaacaaattaaaatcaaacgCCAAATTAAACATCTCCTcatctgggtggccggaccagcagccactcaaaacacaacaacaaaCCGACGATGagcgtggccgaggaggccaggccaattcacctgacaacgcatcctgggtggccggaccagagccactcggatgcggccaacaacAATCAAATCGACAACGCATCTGGTtgccggaccagttcgccactcGGTTGCGGCTAATAATACGGactgtagcgccatttggctTATAATTTGTATTAGAATAAGATTAAGATCCAATTtgatgaagtctagtgtaagttaggctagggcaaagtgggagcgcaataaaagctcgctctctcgctcttggcgaattcgccccgctttgccaccatAGGTACGATAGGCTTaaaagaaattgtttgaataCAGAGGAGTCGACAAAATCTATTGAAAACGAACGCACGCACCATTATTTTTTCGTCGTAAAATACATTAATTTgcagccacccaaagttttcggtaattCATATttagaacgagggggaacgttgtgagttgctgcgtacaccgcaactctacagttatacccgatactaagtcagtatggctctcctgcggcagacgccgctaatattgaaccacacgacaaagagtgcgtgcgagagagacagaaaatcagtctgagcgtgacgtcgggcgctgcgtggccacggcaaattgatttcttgcttttggctacaaaaatgatccgatctgatccagattcagcaatctgatagatatagtcattagctatgattctgcgcttttagttttctcgaatgtgcaatattgtggatgcaacagattttcgttctttgtgagggcggaagggggtggggcgaaattctgagatatacgttttatagtgagatctaacagaagtgcggataccgaatttggttactctagccttaatagtctctgagatttgtggatgccccagattttcgtcctttgcgggggcggaagggggtgtggcgaaatttggacacgaaacggtcaaggtcagatatcacagaagtgtggataccaaatttggttgctctggctcttataggttctgagatccttgaactcatattttgcaattggcaaagccgacaatgaaacctgtgtgttagagagagacagagcgagaaagaatgaaattgttttcttgattctggcaataatcattatacgatctggtttagattttgcactgtagaagatatggtcatcctcaccgattctgcgtttttggttttatcgtatctttaaaaatgtggatgccacagattttcgtcctttgtggggcggaagtgggcggggcgaagttttaaaatatttttgtagcagtgacatatcacagaagtctggatccaaaacatcgttgctctagctcttatagtctttgagcactaggcgctgaagggacggacggacggacggacggacggacggacggacggacggacggacagacggacagacagacagggctcaatcgactcggctattgatgctgatcaagaatatatatactttatgggtcggaaacgattccttctggacgttacacacatccacttttaccacaaatctaatataccccaatactcattttgagtatcgggtataaaaaagccTGTTCCTGAACAACTTTCCAAAATTTTTACTGATGTGGAGAACTTTGCTATGAACAATTCGCTCGCACAGGTGGTGCTGGCTACACCGGCCACTCAGGTATCGGTCGAAAGAGTCTTTTCAGCACTTCATTATATTTTGAATGAAAAACGTTGCtctttatttttgtttctCTGAAGTCGGCttctttattttatatataaattACTGCATTTGTGCCGATAAATATGGCTAGTGAACGCTATAGCTTTTCGCTGACCACTTTCAGTCCTTCGGGAAAGCTGGTCCAGTTGGAGTATGCACTGGCGGCGGTATCCGGCGGCGCTCCCTCCGTGGGTATAATGGCTTCCAATGGCGTAGTCATTGCCACAGAGAACAAACACAAGTCGCCACTGTATGAGGAGCACAGTGTGCACCGCGTTGAGATGATCAACAAGCATATAGGTATGGTGTATTCCGGAATGGGTCCCGATTATCGCCTTCTTGTGAAGCAAGCTCGAAAGATCGCTCAGACCTATTTCCTGACTTACATGGAGCCGATTCCCGTCTCACAGCTGGTGCAGCGCGTGGCCACACTCATGCAGGAGTATAcccaatccggcggcgtgcGTCCTTTTGGTGTGTCTTTACTGATTTGCGGCTGGGAC is part of the Drosophila miranda strain MSH22 chromosome Y unlocalized genomic scaffold, D.miranda_PacBio2.1 Contig_Y1_pilon, whole genome shotgun sequence genome and harbors:
- the LOC117191277 gene encoding proteasome subunit alpha type-2-like, with translation MASERYSFSLTTFSPSGKLVQLEYALAAVSGGAPSVGIMASNGVVIATENKHKSPLYEEHSVHRVEMINKHIGMVYSGMGPDYRLLVKQARKIAQTYFLTYMEPIPVSQLVQRVATLMQEYTQSGGVRPFGVSLLICGWDNDRPYLYQSDPSGAYFAWKATAMGKNAVNGKTFLEKRYSEDLELEDAVHTAILTLKEGFEGKMTADNIEIGICDQKGFQRLDPASIKDYLANIP